In Stomoxys calcitrans chromosome 2, idStoCalc2.1, whole genome shotgun sequence, the following proteins share a genomic window:
- the LOC106096230 gene encoding membrane metallo-endopeptidase-like 1 produces MLLKIPQIIFALILACIPSHAAATMQEIFAARQAKSLEILKYMNQSINPCENFFEFTCGNWKTHHPTSLLQTKTSAFTMAIADFKKYLPQMLNNFEYSDTVAERKAKYFYGSCLHSGPLKKHGERLKQIIDTVLKMPALEGDEWQEKNFDWLATVAEISHRYGINIILGFELKLNIKDHTAYDIWLTKQRFPSGLSQSLSMQLQTYLAMTEPQAEAVALAFANLEKMLKNFPTGHSAAVDIEELHGRYYPALDIKKLLRISLGFEPQGNITYEENFMKFIVTLLQGVSKKAMANYIYLSLFRELMRQLPPNPSMAPAQCLQKVEENFKDIISFTTYRKFNLSETEEKVTQVWLKIQENLQLLLESSHLKWFDDEAREYALEKLHWLKMVVPSYREIDLNSKYASLNVSLQQSFLENLLALHSFKAGQNRKSLLQLSHHIDDVLNMNTLLYMPLSNAIVTPVSVLLNEYFYSQQNPHVLNLARLGFIMGHEVLHGFTGIGRKFNKLGNYIGDWDEDIEMEFKQRRLCLYHQYHNYTFGGVNLPQDITQSENAADIGGIILAYHTYLQWHEDKQRTTEELYMETLPNLPYTLDQIFFIYYAQTWCADTFEPLRAKAAASDKHSPDEFRTWAPLTNIQAFSQAFQCPLGSFMNPRQKCDFF; encoded by the coding sequence ATGCTGTTAAAAATCCCCCAAATTATATTCGCTTTAATACTCGCTTGTATCCCAAGCCATGCTGCTGCAACCATGCAAGAAATATTTGCTGCTCGCCAAGCAAAATCCCTGGAAATTCTCAAATATAtgaatcaaagcattaatcctTGTGagaattttttcgaattcacCTGTGGCAATTGGAAGACTCACCATCCCACCTCACTGCTGCAAACCAAAACCTCAGCATTTACTATGGCCATAGCGGATTTTAAGAAATATCTACCCCAAATGCTAAACAATTTCGAATACTCCGATACTGTAGCAGAGCGCAAGGCGAAATATTTCTATGGCTCTTGTCTGCATTCGGGGCCGTTGAAAAAGCATGGCGAAAGATTAAAGCAAATTATCGATACGGTGTTGAAGATGCCCGCTCTGGAAGGTGATGAATGGCAAGAGAAAAATTTCGATTGGTTAGCCACAGTGGCTGAAATCTCCCATAGGTATGGCATAAACATCATACTGGGCTTTGAGTTGAAACTCAATATCAAAGATCACACAGCCTACGACATATGGTTGACCAAGCAACGTTTCCCCAGTGGATTGTCCCAGTCCCTGTCAATGCAATTGCAAACCTATTTGGCTATGACTGAACCACAAGCTGAGGCAGTGGCCTTGGCCTTTGCGAATTTGGAGAAAATGTTAAAGAATTTCCCCACAGGACATTCTGCTGCAGTCGATATAGAGGAGCTACATGGCCGGTATTATCCAGCCTTGGACATTAAGAAGTTATTGAGGATTTCTTTGGGTTTCGAGCCCCAGGGAAATATTACCTacgaagaaaattttatgaaatttattgtCACCTTGCTGCAGGGTGTCTCCAAAAAGGCTATGGCCAACTACATATACCTCAGCTTGTTTAGAGAGCTAATGCGTCAATTGCCCCCCAATCCCTCAATGGCTCCTGCCCAGTGTCTTCAGAAAGTGGAGGAAAATTTCAAGGATATCATAAGTTTTACCACCTATCGCAAATTTAATTTAAGTGAAACTGAGGAGAAAGTAACTCAGGTGTGGTTAAAAATCCAAGAGAATTTGCAATTGCTATTGGAATCAAGTCATCTCAAATGGTTCGATGATGAGGCCCGAGAATATGCCTTGGAAAAATTGCATTGGCTTAAGATGGTGGTGCCCTCGTACAGGGAGATAGATCTAAACTCCAAGTATGCCAGCTTAAATGTTAGTCTGCAGCAGAGCTTCTTAGAGAACTTGCTAGCCCTGCACTCCTTCAAGGCTGGGCAAAATAGAAAATCTCTACTACAACTCAGCCATCACATAGACGATGTCCTCAATATGAACACCTTGCTCTATATGCCCCTCTCGAATGCCATAGTGACGCCAGTGTCGGTATTGCTCAATGAGTACTTCTACTCTCAGCAGAATCCCCATGTGTTGAATTTGGCTCGTTTGGGCTTTATAATGGGTCATGAGGTGTTGCATGGTTTCACCGGCATAGGACGTAAATTCAATAAATTGGGTAACTACATAGGCGATTGGGATGAGGATATTGAAATGGAATTCAAGCAGCGACGTCTTTGTCTCTATCACCAATATCACAATTATACCTTTGGAGGTGTTAACCTGCCCCAGGATATCACACAATCGGAAAATGCCGCCGATATAGGTGGCATAATTCTGGCCTATCATACCTATCTGCAGTGGCATGAGGATAAGCAACGCACTACTGAGGAATTGTATATGGAGACTTTGCCAAATCTGCCCTATACCCTGGATCAGATATTTTTCATCTATTACGCCCAGACATGGTGTGCCGATACTTTTGAGCCTTTGCGTGCCAAAGCTGCTGCCTCGGATAAACATTCACCGGATGAGTTTAGAACATGGGCACCCTTGACGAATATTCAGGCATTTTCCCAAGCCTTCCAGTGTCCCCTGGGATCGTTCATGAATCCAAGGCAAAAGTGTGatttcttttga